CCGGAATAATCTGCTATAAGGGCGCCGAGATGCTCCTGCTCGATAAACCGCCCGCCGCTCATGTTACCCACATAAAGCGCATCGATTTTCCCGCCCTGAACATCAGCATCTTCTATTGCGCTTACCCCAGCCTCTACAAAAAGTTCCCTGAAGGATTTATCCCATAATTCGCCGAATTCCGTGCATCCCACTCCGATAATCGCAACATCTCTCATGAAATCACCTCATAATTTAATCTTGCCTTTATGTTTCGCATACGTAGCGTAATTGATGTATATAGGGTTAGCCAGCAATTCTTCTACGGTTGGAGCGCCATTGCGTATCTCCTCGATTCTGTCAGTAACTGTTATGCTGAAAGCATCGCTTCCAGCGCCAGAACCAAAAGCCGTCACGAATATTCTCTCACCAGGCTTGGCAATATCAAGCGTGGCAGCCAGTCCCATCATGCAGGAGCCCGAATATGTGTTCCCAAGACGCGATACCACAAGCCCGGGTTTGATCTGCTCGTTGGTGAAGCCAAGCATCTTTGCCACGCGCATGGGGAACTTGCCGTTCGGCTGGTGAAATATGGCATAATCGTAATCAGAAGGTTTTGTACCAATTTTTTCCATTAGACCGCAGGCGCATGATGTCACATGTTTAAAGTATCCCGGCTCGCCCGTAAACCGCCCTCCGTGTTCAGGGTAGGGCATTCCCTCCCTCCTCCAGAAGTCCGGCGTATCCGTGGTGAAAGAATATGTTGACTCGATATCCGCAACAGTATTTTCCCTTCCTATTATGTATGCCACACCCCCTGCGGCGGCTGTATATTCAAGTGCATCGCCAGGCGCCCCCTGCGAGACATCAGAACCGATTGCCAGTCCAAGCTCGATCATGCCTGCGCCGACCAGACCCATGCATGCCTGTATGGCAGCCGTACCTGCTTTGCAGGCAAACTCAAAATCCGCTGATGTCAGGTTAGGAGTTGCACCTATAGCCTCAGCCACAACCGTACTTGTGGGTTTTACGGCATAGGGATGGCTTTCTGAACCCGTGTAAATAGCCTCTATTTTTTCAGGGTTTACTCCTGCACGGTTAACCGCATGACGCGCAGCCTCTACCGCGATTGTTATGGTATCTTCATCCATGTCGGGCACGGATTTTTCATAAACCATAAGCCCGTCGATTATACTATTAGAATTACTACCCCATACTTTAGCTATCTCTTCCACCTTGATTCGATAGCAGGGTATGTAAGCGCCATATGATACAATTCCAACATTCATTTTTTTCACCTCGTTTAAAAATTAATGTTTTACATCGTGCGATTGGAGTGCACGAACAAGATCGGGAATCTGCATGACTGTAGCTACGAGCGGCACATGTTCTATTTCCGCAATTTTAACAGCGATTATGTCAACCTGAGATGCGGAAAGCCCGTGGATTACAACTAAAGCAGGTTTCAGATTGGTGACTCTAAGGGCTACCATGGGCGACCTGCCTGTGGATACGTTTGTGAAAATCATGGCTCTTTCAGAACTCCATCCATACAGCTTCTGGAATTCGTTGTAAGAAAGCGCAAGTATTGCTTTTAAACTGTCGACTATGGTGTAGCCGTATAATGGTTTTATAAATTCGCTGCCCGGGATGTAAACTACCTCTCCCTTCACAAGGTTTGTAAGTTCTTCAACAGAAATAGGCGATAGGTATTCATGTATCTCGTATATGGCATCTGCGCTGAACCCCCCCCGCAGCATGCCTTCGTAGGAACGGGTTTTTGCCCCGCCGCGTGCTGCATCCATTTCAAGGATTGCCTCCACAATCCTGCTCACGATAAAAATACCCGGGGATTTTCTCCTGCCGCTTTCGTAATCGCTTATCACGGAGGGTGAAACTTTCAGAAAAGTTGCAAGGTCGGACTGGGAGATCTCAAAATTGGCGCGCCATTTTTTTAATGTCTCCCCGGGATTGTCGGAGAGCGTGATTTCCCCAGCCATTTTTTCAGCTAATTTGTTCCTGATGTCCTGATATTCACCATTTATGCCAGGAGCAGGATGTGCAGGCGTAGCAATAGCTGCTTTGTCGGTCATATTAATGGCGGGTTATGATGTGAAGGCATATAAAACTAACGAAGGCGACTTCGTCAAATAACGAAGTTTTAGATAAATTCCCTAGGGTCAGCAATCACCCCGTGCAGCGCACTCGCCGCCGCGGTTTCAGGCGATGAGAGGTATATCAAACCTCCTGCACCCATCCTGCCCTTGAAGTTCCTGTTGGAAGTTGAGAGGCAGGTCTCGCCTTCGCAGAGCACTCCCATGTGCGCTCCCAGGCATGGACCGCAGCCCGGAGGAGCAATGATAACACCTGCCTTTAAGAGAATGGCTATTATGCCCGATTCCGTGGCTTTAATCAGAATGGAGCGCGAGGCTGGAAGCACAACCGTCCTGACTTTGACCTTTTTGCCGCGAAGGATCTTTGCCACTACTTCCAAATCCTCATACCTGCCGTTGGTGCACGAGCCTATGAAAACCTGGTCGAGCAGGATTCCTGCGACTTCACTCACCGAAGAAACATTATCCACTTCGTGCGGCTTCGCTACCTGAGGTTCAAGGTCGTTAACGTCGAAATTGTATTCTTCGCAATACTGCGCCTCCTCATCGGCATAAACAGGGGTGTATTTTTCTTTCGCTTTTCCTTTCAAGTATCCGAAGGTTTTTTCATCAGGCGGCACGATGCCTGTTTTTGCACCCATCTCGATGGACATGTTGCAAAGCGTCATGCGCTCCGGTATTGACAATCCGCTTATAGTTTCGCCGTAGTATTCAATTGCTTTATAATTTGCTCCGTCAGTGCCCACTTTTTTGATGATGCAAAGCGTAAGGTCTTTTGCGGACACACCTTTGGTTAATTTGCCTTCAACTGTTATCCTTATGGTGCGCGGAACACGAAGCCAGAGCTTTCCTGTTGCGAAAATCTCTGCCATGTCCGTTGCCCCTACGCCAGTGGCAAATGCCCCGAAGGCGCCGTAGGTGCAGGAATGCGAGTCAGCGCCTATTATGAGTTTTCCAGGCAGGGCGAACCCGTGTTCAGGCAGCAACTGGTGACAGATGCCCTCGCCCACATCGAAGAAATTCGTGATCCCCTGCTCGCGAAGCCATTTCCTTATGCTTTGCTGCAGCTTTGCTGCGGTTTCATTGTTTGCAGGCGCGATATGGTCAAAGGGTATGATTATCCGCTTCGGATTCCATACTTTTTTTGCGCCCATCTCGTTGAATGCCTTTACAGCGAGCACGCTCGTGCCGTCGTGCGCCATGGCATAGTCTATATTGGCTATTACGAAGTCATCTGCCTTCGCAGGTTTACCAGAGGCGCGGCTGAGGATTTTTTCACTTATGGTAGGCATTTCTTCTTTAAAGGGTTTTTAAAAATAAATAGTATTTGCAGTTATTTCCAGATCTTTCCGCTGTAGCTATTGGTCACAGGACAGCCAAGACACCTGTTCGATATATGGTGCGTGCACTCCCTGCAGTTGCACCCGTTACCGCACGGCGGGGTATCGCTGTAATCGAAATTCATTCTAACAGGCAAAATCAAATCCTTCATAGGGGTAATCACAATGCTGACCTTGGCGCTGCTGACTACTGGATTATTTCGCAGATGTCCATCCACAATCGCTTCAAGGGTTGCAATATCCTCACCCACAAAAAAAAGACACAGGTTGTGTTCTCCTGACACAATAAGACCGTTCAGGAAATAAGGGCAGTCTTTGAAAATATCAAGCACGGAAGAGGTATTTTTAGCCATCACATCAACCTTGGCCATATACAGGTTGACTTTCTTTAAATTCATGCCCACGACATGGGATAATGCTCCTTTTTGTTTGAGCTTGTGAACCCTGGCGCTGACAGAGGGCTGGGATATCTTGAGTTTTTCAGCCATATCGTTCTGGGACATTTCGGGGTTTCGCTCAAGCAGGGATAGTATCTCCCTGTCTCTTTTGTCAAGGTCAAGAAATTCTCGCATAAACCTGATATTTGCAGAAGTTATTATATAGTTTTCTATTATTTACAATCAAATCTCCAAGTTTGCCTATATAATAGAACAATTAAGTTTATAAATTATAATGCAGATATAAACATGATAAAAACATGAAAAGAAGTATAGTATCCATAGATGAAGAGAAGTGTAACGGCTGCGGCTTGTGCATCCCCAGCTGCGCGGAAGGAGCTATCAAGCTCATAAATGGAAAAGCGAAGCTTGCGGACGAGCGGTTCTGCGATGGTCTCGGCGCATGCCTCGGGCACTGCCCGCAGGATGCGATTACGGTAATAGAAAGGGAAGCGCCGGAGTTTGATGAGGCAGCGGTAAAAAAGCACTTGATGCCGAAAAAGCCTGTGATGGCATCGCACGGCTGCCCCGGAAGCATGGCGATGGACTTCAGAAGTGCAAAAAAAGCTAATGTTGCAGCAGCGGCGCGCCAAAACTCGGAACTGAGGCAGTGGCCTGTGCAATTGACCCTCGTATCGCATGGTGCGCCTTATTTCAGGGATGCTGAACTTCTCGTAGCCGCGGACTGCGTTCCGTTCGCTTACCCGAATTTCCATTCTGACTTCCTTGCGGGAAAATCGCTGATTATAGGCTGCCCCAAGCTGGATGATGCCGGGTTTTATGTGGATAAACTCACGGAGCTGCTGAAGAATAATAATATCAGGGGAATAACGCTTGTGAATATGGAAGTGCCCTGCTGCTTCGGGTTGCAGAGAATAGTGGAGGAGGCTGTGGCGAAGTCGGGGAAGGTTCTGCCCATTCAACAGACGGTGATTACGATAAAGGGAGAAAAGCAACAGTAAGTCGTGGTTCAATAGTGCATCACTGCGCTCAACCGATACCTTAAAGTACCATACCGCCAAAATTAGCACTCCCCTATCATCCGTAGGAGACGATAGTCGATTACTACGGGAGGAATACTATTTGGAACAGGAAATAATCACAGAAGCTGTGAAACAGGCACTTGAGAAGTCCTCACAGCGCAAATTTTCAGAAAGCATCGACCTTGCCATAAACCTTAAGAACCTCGATATGAACCAGCCGCAGAACAGGATCGACGAGGAGATAATCCTGCCCAATGGCATTGGTAAACCCATTAAGATCGCCGTCTTCGCAAAAGGCGAGACCGGGCAGAGGGCAAAAGGCGCGGGCGCGGATTACGTTTTTGACCCGGATGAAATCGCAATTCTCGGCGAGGATAAAGGAAGGGCGAAAGCTCTTGCCGAAGAGGTCAATTTTTTCATAGCAGAGGCTGCGTACATGCCTGCCATAGGTAAAACCCTGGGTCAGGTGCTCGGTCCCCGGGGGAAAATGCCCATACCGCTCACGCCTGACAAGGATATTGTGCAGATTATCAACAAATCAAAGAACTCCATAAAGGTCAGGTCAAAGGACAAGATGACGTTCCATATCTCAATTGGAAGAAAAGAAATGGATCCCCAGAAACTGTCTGAGAATATCGCGACAATAATTAACCGCATCGAGCACAGGTATGAGCGGGGCTTATACAACGTGAAATCGATTTATGTTAAGACTACCATGGGACCTGCTGTGAGGGTGGTATAAATGGAAGCAGAAGCAGCGCACCGCAGCATCCATATCCCAAAATGGAAGAAAGACGAGATAGAGGACATTAAGAGATTAATGACTACTAATTCTTCAGTAGGCGTAGTTGGAGTTGTGGGTATACCTTCAAACCAGCTCCAGTTAATGCGAAAGAACCTGCGCGGCCTGGCGAATATCAAGATGTGCAGGAATTCGCTTATCGAGCGTGCCATTAACGAATCGTCTGATGATTTTAAGAAGATTGATAAATATGTGGAAGACCAGACAGCGCTATTATTCACCAACGAGAATCCCTTCAAGCTATACAAGATTTTAGAGAAGGGCAAGACCTCCGCCCCGATAAAACCCGGTGGGGTAGCTCCAAAGGATATAGTGGTGCAGAAAGGTCCAACCTCATTTCCGCCCGGACCGATTGTTGGAGAACTGACAGGTGCGGGAATCCCGGCAGGGATAGAGGGCGGGAAGGTTGTAATCCGGGAGACAAAAACAGTAGCTAAACAAGGCGATGTGGTGGATGCAAAGCTTGCATCCATCCTTGCCCGTCTTGAGATTCATCCTGTTGAACTGGGTTTTGAACTCAGGGCTGTCTATGAAAAGGGCATCATATATGAGTCAAAGCTCCTTTCAGTGGATGAAACAAAATACATAAGTGACCTGACATCTGCTGTCCAGCGGGCATTTAATTTATCCATCAACTCGGCATATCCGGCGAAAGCCACGATAAGCACGCTGATTGCAAAAGCAGCGTCCCAATCAAGGAACCTTGCTATAAATGCCGAAATAATAATGCCTGATATCATTGATGTGCTGCTGGCGAAAGCAAATTCACAGATGCTGTCCCTTGCTCATGTCGCATCGGCGAAGGATGCAAATGCGATTGGCAGCAAATTAAAAGAAAAGCTTGCAGCGGCGCCAAAGGTCGAGGCGAAGCCAGAGGCAGCGCCAGCAGAAGCAAAGGCAGAGAAAAAGAAGGAAGAACCCAAGGAAAGCGATATTGCAGCGGGCTTGGGCTCGCTGTTCGGTTAAGATACGTAAAAGGTGATTAAAATGGAATATGTATATGCAGCGCTTATATTACACAGCGCAGGAAAGAAAGTGACAGAGGAAGGAATTACTGCCGTGGTTAAGGCGGCAGGTATAGACGTTGATGCAGTTAGAGCCAAAGCGCTTGTTTCAGCCCTTGAAGGCGTCAATATAGAAGAAGCAATCTCAAAGGCTGCGTTTGCAGCTCCGGCAGCGGCAGCGCCTGCAGCGGCGGCAGCAGCACCGGCAGCAGCGGCTGAGACGCCAAAGAAGGATGAGAAGGTAAAAGAGAAAGCTGAAGAGAGCGGAATGGAAGGGCTCGGCGCCTTGTTCGGCTGAGAACTTGCATTCTTCTTAATTTTTTTTGGTTTATAAATTTTTATAATTGTTTACAATACTTCTAATCTCGCAAATTTAACAAGGGCCCTGCGTATCACGTCTTCTTTTTCAGGTCTATATAATTCCTTTATGCCGCAGGATTCATTATAAAGGTCTAAGCCGCGTATTACCACAATGGGAGTACCTCCGTTTCCCTCGCCCATCAGGATATTCGCGAAACCTGCTATTTCATCCACAACAGCTTCGTTTTTTACTTCAAGCAATTTCCCGAAAAGGTCCTCTGTCCCTCTCCAGTCCCTTGTTGCTTTTATGCCCGCAATCCCGATGGCAGCACCTGTCTGACCCATCCTGAACGCCCTGCCGTTGGTATCAGTGATGATAACGCTAACTTTGTTACCTGTGAAATTGAATATGGATTCCTTTATTCCCAGCGCGCTTTTATCTGGGTCTTCCGGGAGCAGAAGGATGTTCTCACTTCCTTCAACATTGGAGTGGTCGATGCCTGCATTGACGCATATGCTTCCATTTCTTGTGCGCACGAGAAGAAAAGGCGATTCAACCAATATTTCACTGCTTTCATCGATTACTGCCTGTACGAATCTGGGGTCGTTGGTGTTTCTTTTTGCGATAGCTTTTGCTTTCCCCGTTACTTTAATTTTATTCAGCGGGATAACCCTGCCCTCGGATTTGGATACAATAGTGGAGGAAATAATTACGATATCGTGCTCTTTGAGTTGGGTTTTTTCACTCAAGAGGCGTGCAATG
This portion of the Candidatus Methanoperedens sp. genome encodes:
- a CDS encoding hydroxymethylglutaryl-CoA synthase codes for the protein MNVGIVSYGAYIPCYRIKVEEIAKVWGSNSNSIIDGLMVYEKSVPDMDEDTITIAVEAARHAVNRAGVNPEKIEAIYTGSESHPYAVKPTSTVVAEAIGATPNLTSADFEFACKAGTAAIQACMGLVGAGMIELGLAIGSDVSQGAPGDALEYTAAAGGVAYIIGRENTVADIESTYSFTTDTPDFWRREGMPYPEHGGRFTGEPGYFKHVTSCACGLMEKIGTKPSDYDYAIFHQPNGKFPMRVAKMLGFTNEQIKPGLVVSRLGNTYSGSCMMGLAATLDIAKPGERIFVTAFGSGAGSDAFSITVTDRIEEIRNGAPTVEELLANPIYINYATYAKHKGKIKL
- a CDS encoding helix-turn-helix domain-containing protein translates to MAGEITLSDNPGETLKKWRANFEISQSDLATFLKVSPSVISDYESGRRKSPGIFIVSRIVEAILEMDAARGGAKTRSYEGMLRGGFSADAIYEIHEYLSPISVEELTNLVKGEVVYIPGSEFIKPLYGYTIVDSLKAILALSYNEFQKLYGWSSERAMIFTNVSTGRSPMVALRVTNLKPALVVIHGLSASQVDIIAVKIAEIEHVPLVATVMQIPDLVRALQSHDVKH
- a CDS encoding 3-isopropylmalate dehydratase large subunit — protein: MPTISEKILSRASGKPAKADDFVIANIDYAMAHDGTSVLAVKAFNEMGAKKVWNPKRIIIPFDHIAPANNETAAKLQQSIRKWLREQGITNFFDVGEGICHQLLPEHGFALPGKLIIGADSHSCTYGAFGAFATGVGATDMAEIFATGKLWLRVPRTIRITVEGKLTKGVSAKDLTLCIIKKVGTDGANYKAIEYYGETISGLSIPERMTLCNMSIEMGAKTGIVPPDEKTFGYLKGKAKEKYTPVYADEEAQYCEEYNFDVNDLEPQVAKPHEVDNVSSVSEVAGILLDQVFIGSCTNGRYEDLEVVAKILRGKKVKVRTVVLPASRSILIKATESGIIAILLKAGVIIAPPGCGPCLGAHMGVLCEGETCLSTSNRNFKGRMGAGGLIYLSSPETAAASALHGVIADPREFI
- a CDS encoding Lrp/AsnC family transcriptional regulator, with product MREFLDLDKRDREILSLLERNPEMSQNDMAEKLKISQPSVSARVHKLKQKGALSHVVGMNLKKVNLYMAKVDVMAKNTSSVLDIFKDCPYFLNGLIVSGEHNLCLFFVGEDIATLEAIVDGHLRNNPVVSSAKVSIVITPMKDLILPVRMNFDYSDTPPCGNGCNCRECTHHISNRCLGCPVTNSYSGKIWK
- a CDS encoding 4Fe-4S binding protein gives rise to the protein MKRSIVSIDEEKCNGCGLCIPSCAEGAIKLINGKAKLADERFCDGLGACLGHCPQDAITVIEREAPEFDEAAVKKHLMPKKPVMASHGCPGSMAMDFRSAKKANVAAAARQNSELRQWPVQLTLVSHGAPYFRDAELLVAADCVPFAYPNFHSDFLAGKSLIIGCPKLDDAGFYVDKLTELLKNNNIRGITLVNMEVPCCFGLQRIVEEAVAKSGKVLPIQQTVITIKGEKQQ
- a CDS encoding 50S ribosomal protein L1 gives rise to the protein MEQEIITEAVKQALEKSSQRKFSESIDLAINLKNLDMNQPQNRIDEEIILPNGIGKPIKIAVFAKGETGQRAKGAGADYVFDPDEIAILGEDKGRAKALAEEVNFFIAEAAYMPAIGKTLGQVLGPRGKMPIPLTPDKDIVQIINKSKNSIKVRSKDKMTFHISIGRKEMDPQKLSENIATIINRIEHRYERGLYNVKSIYVKTTMGPAVRVV
- a CDS encoding 50S ribosomal protein L10, with product MEAEAAHRSIHIPKWKKDEIEDIKRLMTTNSSVGVVGVVGIPSNQLQLMRKNLRGLANIKMCRNSLIERAINESSDDFKKIDKYVEDQTALLFTNENPFKLYKILEKGKTSAPIKPGGVAPKDIVVQKGPTSFPPGPIVGELTGAGIPAGIEGGKVVIRETKTVAKQGDVVDAKLASILARLEIHPVELGFELRAVYEKGIIYESKLLSVDETKYISDLTSAVQRAFNLSINSAYPAKATISTLIAKAASQSRNLAINAEIIMPDIIDVLLAKANSQMLSLAHVASAKDANAIGSKLKEKLAAAPKVEAKPEAAPAEAKAEKKKEEPKESDIAAGLGSLFG
- the rpl12p gene encoding 50S ribosomal protein P1, with product MEYVYAALILHSAGKKVTEEGITAVVKAAGIDVDAVRAKALVSALEGVNIEEAISKAAFAAPAAAAPAAAAAAPAAAAETPKKDEKVKEKAEESGMEGLGALFG
- a CDS encoding coenzyme F420-0:L-glutamate ligase, translating into MNTTAFAVENIPLIKAGDDIARLLSEKTQLKEHDIVIISSTIVSKSEGRVIPLNKIKVTGKAKAIAKRNTNDPRFVQAVIDESSEILVESPFLLVRTRNGSICVNAGIDHSNVEGSENILLLPEDPDKSALGIKESIFNFTGNKVSVIITDTNGRAFRMGQTGAAIGIAGIKATRDWRGTEDLFGKLLEVKNEAVVDEIAGFANILMGEGNGGTPIVVIRGLDLYNESCGIKELYRPEKEDVIRRALVKFARLEVL